The following are encoded together in the Methanosarcina flavescens genome:
- a CDS encoding SO_0444 family Cu/Zn efflux transporter has product MSLEFLNSVLSLISGILLASWEIFVEAAPYLVFGFGIAGLLNVLVPDRKIVDYLGASAGKVRSVVNASLAGLPLPLCSCGVIPAAMSIRKRGANRGATLSFLISTPETGVDSIAVTYALLDPLMAVFRPFVALMTAILAGLADNFLIGEETGKENIKKQENPGKKAEILAVSTLIGASVQGNHCNPYPCSSSSCNCNKPADLVNGKTGHVTTLVKDIELKLSGVKYLGISNKPEGIRNLTLVSPDFQKDSPSCGCGGCECEEEPVTEGKIEKSIRARLIKGIKYAYIELPGEISRWMFIGIVFAGIISYAVPESLIQNYLGSGFGSMLVMLLVGIPLYICATASTPLAASLVAKGMSPGTAFVFLLAGPATNAATITMVARFLGKRSAALYLGVISLCALGAGFVLDWFYLKLGISAAATVGTAKELLPEDMKLGFAFLLLPLMLYGAFRSEKECGCSERH; this is encoded by the coding sequence ATGAGCCTCGAGTTTCTCAATTCTGTTCTGTCCCTTATTTCAGGCATTCTCCTTGCATCCTGGGAGATCTTCGTCGAAGCGGCTCCCTATCTTGTTTTCGGCTTTGGAATTGCAGGTCTTCTCAATGTCCTGGTGCCTGACCGGAAGATTGTGGATTACCTCGGAGCATCGGCAGGAAAAGTCCGTTCTGTTGTCAATGCATCCTTGGCGGGTCTTCCCCTGCCCTTATGCTCCTGCGGAGTTATCCCTGCAGCTATGTCAATAAGAAAAAGAGGAGCAAATAGGGGTGCAACTCTTTCCTTTCTTATCTCGACTCCAGAAACCGGAGTGGATTCGATAGCAGTTACTTACGCTCTTCTGGATCCTCTTATGGCAGTTTTTCGCCCGTTCGTCGCCCTTATGACTGCCATCCTTGCAGGGCTCGCAGACAACTTTTTGATAGGGGAAGAGACGGGAAAAGAGAACATAAAAAAACAGGAAAATCCCGGAAAAAAGGCAGAAATCCTTGCAGTCTCGACTTTGATAGGGGCTTCTGTACAGGGAAACCATTGCAACCCTTACCCATGCAGTTCCTCTTCATGTAATTGCAATAAACCAGCAGACTTGGTTAACGGGAAAACCGGGCATGTAACAACTCTGGTTAAGGATATAGAGTTAAAGCTTTCAGGGGTAAAATACCTGGGAATCAGTAATAAGCCCGAAGGTATCCGGAATCTTACCCTGGTGAGCCCAGATTTCCAGAAAGATAGCCCTTCATGCGGGTGCGGAGGCTGTGAATGCGAAGAAGAGCCCGTTACAGAGGGAAAAATTGAAAAATCGATAAGAGCCAGACTGATTAAAGGGATAAAATATGCCTATATCGAGCTGCCAGGAGAGATTTCCAGATGGATGTTCATAGGGATCGTGTTTGCAGGAATAATTTCATATGCAGTCCCTGAAAGCCTTATCCAGAATTATCTGGGAAGCGGTTTTGGATCAATGCTTGTAATGCTTCTGGTAGGAATTCCCCTTTACATCTGCGCTACAGCTTCTACCCCACTTGCAGCAAGCCTCGTAGCCAAAGGGATGAGTCCGGGCACAGCTTTTGTTTTCCTTCTTGCAGGTCCGGCAACCAATGCAGCAACTATAACTATGGTTGCCCGCTTCCTGGGAAAACGTTCGGCAGCCCTATATCTGGGAGTGATTTCCCTCTGTGCCCTAGGTGCAGGATTTGTGCTGGACTGGTTCTACCTGAAACTAGGAATAAGCGCGGCCGCAACCGTTGGTACTGCAAAAGAATTGCTTCCCGAAGACATGAAACTGGGTTTTGCGTTTTTGCTTTTGCCTCTGATGCTATACGGAGCTTTTCGCAGTGAGAAAGAATGCGGTTGTTCGGAACGTCACTGA
- a CDS encoding PspC domain-containing protein: protein MQENPESQEKKVTKGSFFEVPGVVKAESERGTKPERKTDVTSGSGESLKREEPTKSEFKPQGELETGYKEESWEKPEGMEEKVAGSPTIEEIKVPDESDFKAPGEIETGYTEKSWTKPKEMEERIIIEPGERKEEEAREKVREEAKEIREETREEAREAREETREEKRTTYTMKKRLAKSKKDRMLFGVCGGLGEYFEIDPTFIRLAFAALALQGGIGVFLYILLAILMPSGERFEMVPSTKGSDIQR from the coding sequence ATGCAGGAAAATCCCGAATCTCAAGAAAAAAAGGTAACTAAGGGGAGTTTTTTTGAAGTTCCAGGGGTAGTTAAAGCCGAATCTGAAAGAGGTACGAAACCTGAGAGAAAAACCGATGTGACCAGTGGAAGCGGCGAATCCCTAAAAAGAGAAGAACCGACAAAGAGCGAATTCAAACCTCAAGGAGAACTTGAAACTGGTTATAAAGAAGAATCCTGGGAGAAACCTGAAGGTATGGAAGAGAAAGTCGCAGGAAGTCCCACAATCGAAGAGATAAAAGTCCCAGATGAAAGCGATTTCAAGGCTCCGGGAGAAATTGAAACCGGCTATACAGAGAAATCCTGGACAAAGCCTAAAGAAATGGAAGAGAGAATCATTATAGAACCAGGGGAGAGAAAAGAAGAGGAAGCCAGAGAAAAAGTAAGGGAGGAAGCCAAGGAAATAAGAGAAGAAACTAGGGAAGAGGCCAGGGAAGCGAGAGAAGAAACTAGGGAAGAGAAGCGCACCACTTATACCATGAAAAAGCGCCTGGCTAAAAGCAAGAAAGACCGTATGCTCTTTGGAGTCTGCGGCGGACTGGGGGAATATTTTGAAATTGACCCTACATTCATAAGGCTCGCTTTTGCGGCTCTTGCTTTGCAGGGAGGAATTGGCGTTTTCCTGTATATCCTTCTGGCAATACTTATGCCATCAGGAGAAAGATTTGAAATGGTTCCCAGCACCAAGGGAAGCGATATCCAGCGATGA
- the ilvE gene encoding branched-chain-amino-acid transaminase: MSELLIYLDGNFVPKSEAKVSVYDHGFLYGDGVFEGIRAYNGRVFKLKEHVDRLYDSAKAIAMDIPLTKEEMTEIILETLRKNNLKDAYIRPIVSRGIGDLGLDPRKCEKPCVVVIAQGWGAMYGDLYEVGLTGVSVCIRRNAPDALSPNIKSLNYLNNILAKIEANEKGGDEAIFLDQNGFVCEGSGDNIFIVKNDQVLTPNTVSNLKGITRATAIELLDEMGYKTIETNLGLFDLYTADEIFVTGTAAEAAPLTRLDGRLIGTGKPGPLTKKMVEAFEKITQNTGTPIYK; this comes from the coding sequence ATGAGTGAGTTACTTATTTATCTTGATGGGAACTTTGTTCCCAAATCCGAAGCCAAAGTTTCGGTTTATGACCATGGCTTCCTCTATGGTGACGGTGTTTTTGAAGGAATTAGGGCATACAACGGGCGTGTTTTTAAGTTAAAAGAACATGTTGACAGGCTTTATGACTCAGCAAAAGCAATTGCAATGGACATCCCCCTTACAAAAGAAGAGATGACCGAAATAATCCTTGAGACGCTCAGGAAAAACAACCTTAAAGATGCATATATCCGTCCTATCGTCTCAAGAGGAATCGGGGATCTTGGGCTTGACCCTCGCAAGTGTGAGAAACCCTGTGTGGTTGTTATAGCCCAGGGCTGGGGAGCCATGTACGGTGACCTGTATGAAGTCGGGCTCACAGGAGTCAGTGTCTGTATCCGGAGAAATGCACCTGATGCCCTGTCCCCGAATATCAAATCCCTGAACTACCTGAACAATATCCTTGCAAAAATCGAAGCCAATGAGAAAGGAGGAGACGAAGCTATTTTCCTCGACCAGAACGGTTTTGTGTGTGAGGGCTCTGGGGATAACATCTTTATAGTCAAGAACGATCAGGTTCTTACTCCTAATACAGTCAGTAACCTGAAAGGGATTACCAGGGCTACAGCCATAGAACTCCTGGATGAAATGGGATACAAGACCATTGAAACAAATCTTGGTCTGTTTGACCTCTACACAGCAGATGAGATATTTGTTACAGGAACTGCAGCCGAAGCCGCTCCCCTTACCAGGCTTGATGGAAGGTTAATAGGTACAGGCAAACCTGGGCCGCTTACAAAGAAGATGGTTGAAGCTTTTGAGAAGATAACCCAGAATACGGGCACACCAATTTATAAATAA
- a CDS encoding helix-turn-helix transcriptional regulator — protein sequence MNLSQKCEIWKVRSMDKALIDLLFMSQKRKDLLLLLKNGGKTIEEIIDTLNVNPTGMLPQIKKLKDEHLVLQEDREYRLTPLADILVEKMEPLLDTLQVIEENAGYWQERDLTALPREFLERLNELKSYFIVRPDPDNIFEPPAIFLENIEKSRKILSFSSIFHPIFSETFLANKDDDTEITLIVTEKIYERLKTDFEGELRLYLTREKKKLFLCTDDIKIAMLVKTERFMAVDFLTSKGSFDQETVICFEPAALKWAEDLILHYQEQAQEI from the coding sequence ATGAATCTTTCGCAGAAGTGCGAGATCTGGAAAGTGAGATCAATGGACAAAGCCCTTATAGACCTGCTCTTTATGTCCCAGAAGAGAAAAGACCTTTTGCTCCTGCTCAAAAATGGGGGGAAAACGATAGAAGAAATTATAGACACTTTGAACGTTAACCCGACAGGTATGCTTCCTCAAATCAAAAAATTGAAAGACGAACATCTGGTTCTTCAAGAAGACAGGGAGTACAGATTAACTCCTCTTGCGGATATTCTGGTTGAAAAAATGGAACCTCTGCTCGATACTCTGCAGGTCATTGAGGAAAATGCGGGTTACTGGCAGGAACGTGATCTCACCGCTTTACCCAGAGAGTTCCTTGAGAGGCTTAATGAATTAAAGTCCTATTTCATTGTTAGACCTGATCCTGACAATATCTTTGAGCCTCCTGCCATTTTTCTGGAGAATATAGAGAAATCAAGAAAAATCCTCTCTTTTTCTTCAATATTCCATCCGATATTTTCCGAAACCTTCCTGGCAAACAAAGATGACGATACCGAAATAACCCTTATAGTAACAGAAAAAATTTATGAAAGATTGAAAACTGATTTTGAGGGAGAACTGAGACTTTATCTGACTAGGGAAAAAAAGAAGCTTTTTCTATGTACGGATGATATAAAGATTGCAATGCTGGTTAAGACCGAGCGTTTCATGGCTGTTGATTTTCTTACCTCAAAAGGATCTTTTGACCAAGAAACTGTTATATGCTTCGAGCCTGCAGCTCTTAAATGGGCTGAAGACCTTATTCTGCACTACCAAGAGCAGGCTCAGGAAATATAA
- a CDS encoding phosphoribosyltransferase — MLTNWDYIYNLCRKVSIEIKRSGYEPDVIIALARGGWFAGRVLCDFLGLDDLSSLKIEHYVGTAAIDTGEPYIRYPLSDNVIEGKKVLIVDDIVDTGESMISAKAYVESHNPAEVRTASLQYLGSSKIDPDYVGERLEDWAWIVYPWNFMEDMISILTKCMRKDPKKPWSLEDLKHSLYINHGLDSVVFEIAQPGRLPEVLEEMERVRRVSSEIINGKKHWRLL; from the coding sequence GTGCTTACAAACTGGGATTACATTTATAACTTGTGCCGAAAAGTCTCAATCGAAATCAAACGTTCTGGATACGAACCGGACGTTATTATTGCGCTTGCCAGAGGAGGTTGGTTTGCAGGACGAGTGCTCTGCGATTTCCTGGGGCTTGATGATCTATCCAGTCTGAAGATCGAGCACTATGTAGGAACCGCAGCTATCGATACTGGTGAACCTTATATCCGGTACCCTCTCTCAGACAACGTGATAGAGGGCAAAAAGGTACTTATCGTAGATGATATCGTTGATACAGGAGAGAGTATGATAAGTGCTAAGGCTTATGTAGAGAGCCACAATCCAGCAGAAGTCAGGACAGCGTCATTACAATATTTGGGAAGCTCGAAAATCGACCCCGATTATGTAGGAGAACGTCTCGAGGATTGGGCCTGGATTGTCTATCCATGGAACTTCATGGAAGATATGATAAGCATCCTGACAAAGTGCATGAGAAAAGACCCTAAAAAACCCTGGAGTCTTGAGGATCTCAAGCACAGCCTTTACATAAATCATGGCCTGGACTCTGTTGTCTTTGAAATCGCCCAGCCAGGAAGACTTCCGGAAGTCCTGGAAGAAATGGAAAGAGTACGCAGAGTCAGTTCCGAAATCATCAATGGAAAGAAGCACTGGAGGCTTTTGTAA
- a CDS encoding Zn-ribbon domain-containing protein, whose amino-acid sequence MPHRCTRCGTIFEDGDSVILSGCPNCGWNKFLYVKKEPESMENQGRLSLEEQKLDLESSLDEVVRNIDEALASEQENVKQEPEAERRTDEERVESVRILGPGSYELNLDTLFERKELVMAIREEGSYALHLPSVFNQKKERAKPKKQK is encoded by the coding sequence ATGCCCCACAGATGCACCAGATGCGGAACCATTTTTGAAGACGGAGATTCTGTCATCCTAAGCGGCTGCCCGAACTGCGGCTGGAATAAGTTCCTTTATGTAAAAAAAGAACCCGAAAGTATGGAGAACCAGGGAAGACTCTCTTTGGAAGAACAAAAGCTGGATCTGGAATCTTCTCTGGATGAAGTTGTCAGAAATATTGATGAGGCTCTTGCCAGTGAGCAGGAAAATGTGAAACAGGAACCTGAAGCAGAGAGGAGAACAGATGAAGAAAGAGTGGAGTCTGTAAGAATTCTTGGGCCCGGCTCCTACGAGCTTAACTTGGATACTCTTTTTGAAAGAAAGGAGCTTGTCATGGCAATCCGGGAAGAAGGGTCCTATGCCCTGCATTTACCCTCAGTTTTCAATCAAAAAAAAGAAAGAGCAAAACCAAAAAAGCAGAAATAA
- a CDS encoding ArsR/SmtB family transcription factor, with protein sequence MDPAKLLDILGNENRRRIIQLLASRPCYVSEISGRLGVGPKAIISHLDLLEQAGIIECSVDEQRRKYFNIANNMRLEVLVSPYTYTVTLHDIHFNREKEDEIPSKKEAPAREESSALLLKLSSRLQKLKKRQEELTQMQQQLQAEYTEIMDQCLDSIEKVATNPVECELLFELLKNETTLASLCYNLRLHPSVINASLIDLEEKGFIEYSIKNNQYYWKIRETGVENE encoded by the coding sequence ATGGACCCGGCAAAATTACTTGATATTCTGGGGAATGAAAACCGCAGGAGGATTATACAACTCCTTGCAAGCCGCCCCTGCTATGTCAGTGAGATCTCTGGCAGGTTGGGAGTAGGACCAAAAGCCATAATAAGTCACTTGGATCTGCTTGAGCAGGCAGGAATTATAGAGTGCAGTGTGGATGAACAGAGGCGCAAATACTTCAATATTGCAAATAACATGCGGCTTGAAGTGCTGGTATCCCCGTATACCTATACAGTGACGCTTCACGACATCCATTTTAACAGAGAGAAAGAAGACGAGATTCCTTCAAAAAAGGAAGCTCCCGCCAGGGAAGAATCATCTGCTTTATTACTTAAGTTGAGCAGCAGACTTCAAAAGCTCAAAAAAAGGCAAGAGGAATTGACACAGATGCAGCAACAGCTTCAGGCAGAATACACAGAAATTATGGATCAATGCCTGGATTCAATTGAAAAGGTCGCCACTAATCCTGTAGAGTGTGAGCTTCTATTTGAGCTACTGAAAAATGAAACCACTCTAGCTTCCTTGTGTTACAACCTGCGCCTGCATCCCAGTGTTATTAACGCTAGTCTGATAGACCTTGAAGAGAAGGGGTTTATTGAATATAGTATCAAGAATAACCAGTATTACTGGAAAATACGTGAGACCGGAGTTGAGAATGAATGA
- a CDS encoding CDC48 family AAA ATPase: MIEETNLRVAEAYHKDVGRGIARIDTRLMQQMGLVSGDIIEISGRTKTYAIVWPNVERDQENRIRIDGNLRSNAKVGIDDRVTIRKVQAKHAQRVTLAPSQPVRLVGGAHYILRIIEGRPLNKGQQIRVETVNNPLTFVVVSTRPAGPVVVTKDTEIAIKEKSVEEIKVSEGISYEDIGGLKREIQLVREMIELPLRHPELFQKLGIEPPKGVLLHGPPGTGKTMIAKAVASETDANFITISGPEIVSKYYGESEQKLREIFEEAEKDSPSIIFIDEIDSIAPKRGEVTGELERRVVAQLLSLMDGLKSRGEVIVIAATNRPNSIDEALRRGGRFDREIEIGIPDRNGRKQILLIHTRGMPIEQEVSLGEIADVTHGFVGADLASLCKEAAMHALRRITPEIDIEEEIPQEIIDNLVVTKEDFREALKNIEPSAMREVYVEVPHVSWDDIGGLENAKQELIEAVEWPLKYPEIFSAISVKPPRGILLFGPPGTGKTLLAKAVASESEANFISIKGPELLSKYVGESERAIRETFRKAKQAAPTVIFFDEIDSIAPQRSSVSDTHVSERVVSQILTELDGVEELKDVIIVAATNRPDMVDPALLRPGRFDRLIYIKPPEKASREKIFEIHTQGKPLADDVNLSELADMTDGYVGADIEGICREAAMLALREVVTPGVSRYDIEKRAGEIRISKRHFERAIRRVKPTTSRESLSAYEQTAELFAKYATAFEEEAPETGEQEKEIEHKNVPGFFEAE; this comes from the coding sequence ATGATTGAAGAAACGAACTTGAGAGTTGCTGAAGCTTATCATAAGGACGTGGGCAGGGGAATTGCAAGAATCGACACCCGGCTGATGCAGCAGATGGGGCTTGTAAGTGGGGACATAATCGAGATCTCAGGAAGAACCAAAACCTATGCGATTGTCTGGCCAAACGTAGAGCGTGACCAGGAAAACCGGATACGAATTGACGGAAATCTGCGCAGCAATGCAAAAGTTGGGATTGATGACAGGGTCACTATCCGGAAAGTCCAGGCAAAACATGCTCAGAGAGTTACCCTTGCTCCTTCCCAGCCTGTAAGACTTGTCGGAGGTGCCCATTACATCCTCAGAATTATCGAGGGAAGGCCCCTGAATAAAGGTCAACAGATAAGGGTGGAAACTGTAAATAACCCACTCACTTTCGTGGTGGTATCAACAAGGCCTGCAGGACCTGTTGTTGTTACCAAGGATACCGAGATTGCCATCAAGGAGAAATCGGTTGAAGAGATTAAGGTTTCAGAAGGTATTTCATACGAAGATATCGGTGGGCTTAAGCGAGAAATTCAGCTTGTTAGGGAAATGATTGAGCTGCCATTAAGGCATCCTGAACTTTTCCAGAAGCTTGGGATTGAGCCTCCCAAAGGAGTATTGCTTCACGGGCCACCTGGTACGGGCAAGACAATGATTGCAAAGGCGGTTGCAAGTGAAACTGATGCCAATTTCATTACTATCAGCGGTCCTGAGATTGTTTCCAAGTACTACGGAGAAAGTGAACAAAAACTCCGTGAGATCTTCGAAGAAGCTGAAAAGGACTCACCTTCTATCATCTTCATAGATGAGATAGATTCCATTGCTCCCAAACGTGGTGAAGTTACGGGAGAACTGGAACGCAGGGTGGTCGCCCAGCTGCTTTCCCTCATGGACGGGCTTAAGTCCAGAGGCGAGGTCATTGTAATAGCTGCCACAAACCGTCCGAATTCAATAGATGAAGCTCTCCGCCGTGGTGGAAGATTTGACAGGGAAATAGAAATCGGAATCCCGGACCGGAACGGCAGGAAGCAGATTCTTTTAATTCACACAAGAGGTATGCCAATTGAACAGGAGGTAAGCCTTGGTGAAATTGCGGATGTAACTCATGGTTTCGTGGGAGCTGATTTAGCTTCCCTGTGTAAGGAAGCTGCAATGCACGCTCTGAGAAGAATAACTCCCGAAATCGATATTGAAGAAGAGATTCCTCAGGAGATTATTGATAACCTCGTAGTTACTAAAGAGGATTTTAGGGAAGCTCTCAAGAATATCGAGCCTTCGGCAATGAGGGAAGTTTACGTTGAAGTCCCACACGTAAGCTGGGATGATATCGGAGGACTCGAGAATGCAAAGCAGGAACTTATTGAGGCTGTAGAGTGGCCCCTGAAGTATCCCGAGATCTTTAGCGCCATCAGTGTAAAACCTCCAAGAGGTATATTGCTTTTCGGACCTCCAGGTACAGGTAAAACCCTGCTTGCAAAGGCTGTTGCCAGTGAAAGCGAAGCTAATTTCATTAGTATCAAAGGTCCGGAACTGCTTAGCAAGTACGTGGGTGAATCCGAACGTGCGATCAGGGAAACCTTCAGGAAAGCAAAACAGGCTGCACCAACGGTTATCTTCTTTGATGAGATTGATTCAATTGCCCCCCAAAGAAGCTCTGTTTCAGATACTCACGTGTCCGAAAGAGTTGTCAGCCAGATTCTTACCGAACTGGATGGAGTAGAAGAACTCAAAGATGTAATCATTGTCGCGGCTACTAATCGTCCAGATATGGTGGATCCTGCTCTGCTGAGACCTGGCCGCTTTGACAGGCTCATTTATATCAAGCCACCTGAGAAAGCTAGCAGGGAAAAGATCTTTGAGATTCATACACAGGGGAAACCTCTTGCAGACGATGTTAACCTTTCAGAACTCGCGGATATGACTGATGGATACGTGGGTGCGGACATTGAGGGAATCTGCAGGGAAGCTGCGATGCTGGCACTTAGGGAGGTAGTTACTCCGGGAGTTAGCAGATATGACATAGAGAAACGGGCAGGAGAAATCAGGATTTCAAAGAGACACTTTGAACGTGCAATCCGCCGTGTAAAGCCAACGACATCCAGAGAAAGTCTTTCGGCTTATGAACAGACTGCGGAACTCTTCGCTAAGTATGCAACTGCGTTTGAGGAGGAAGCTCCTGAAACTGGAGAACAGGAAAAAGAAATCGAACATAAGAATGTTCCGGGCTTCTTTGAGGCTGAATAA
- the hsp20 gene encoding archaeal heat shock protein Hsp20 yields the protein MDRYRRKRRSFFDEIFGIDPLEDMDEMFERLSRAMGMNLKNFGQHPFVYGFSVTQRPGEEPEIREFGNIPRFEQTETGEKHYIDTRRPLIDVLEAEETVHVIAEIPGIEKENIRLNATDLILDIETINGNPKYSERVELPVKVDPQSAKATYKNGVLEVTFKRLESSSRTSINIE from the coding sequence ATGGACAGATACAGAAGAAAAAGAAGAAGCTTTTTCGATGAGATCTTCGGAATCGATCCGCTTGAGGACATGGATGAAATGTTCGAACGCCTTAGCAGGGCAATGGGTATGAATTTAAAGAACTTCGGGCAGCATCCCTTCGTCTATGGATTCTCTGTAACCCAGAGGCCAGGAGAGGAACCTGAAATCCGTGAATTTGGGAATATTCCTAGGTTTGAACAAACCGAGACCGGAGAAAAGCATTATATTGACACAAGAAGACCCCTGATTGATGTACTGGAAGCCGAGGAGACCGTGCACGTAATTGCCGAGATTCCTGGCATCGAAAAAGAAAATATCAGACTGAACGCAACTGATTTAATACTTGACATCGAAACAATAAATGGGAATCCAAAATATTCCGAACGTGTGGAACTGCCAGTAAAGGTGGACCCCCAGAGTGCGAAAGCCACATACAAAAATGGTGTACTGGAAGTTACCTTTAAGCGGCTGGAGTCCAGTTCCCGAACCTCAATAAATATTGAGTGA